A stretch of DNA from Artemia franciscana chromosome 6, ASM3288406v1, whole genome shotgun sequence:
GCCAAACGTTTGGCCAATCATATGTACgatcacttttttttacccGCAATTCTTTTGTTGATAACTTGACACAGCTCATGCATATTGCTGTATTCCTCACTGGGTATAGTAGCAAAGGGGTAATCATCAGAGCCAAAATTTGCCACCGAACACTTGTCAGAGAAGTCACTGGGTCTTAATTTAATCTCATGTAGAAGATCCTTTCTCAGAATATCATGtgtatttttaagaatacaatcaacaagagcaGCTTCATACCTTCTCTCAAACATGATGGCTGAGGAGAATTTTGTCCCAGAATCGCTTGTTTTATTCAACTCATCGTAGAGTGGGTCGGAGACATAGGACATGAATGTCACTTAAAAGTCATTGGACATTGTGAACGTCTTCAGTGGCAatccaagaatcaaaatcagtTATATCTTAGCCAATGAACAAGCAGCCTTCTCTTACCCCTCGCGAGTTCTAAACTTTCatatcttttcaatttgatataTTCCAGTAGTTTAACCTTTTGCAATTCATGGTCACAAAAACCATCAAAAATCCCGTCATCTTTTATGTCTTGTAGACGGTATGTAACAAATTTAGCGTCTAAgacttttgatattttaaaaagttcagAAAGCAACAAGTTATtcccttttgaaaaattttacttgttCGATTGACTCGAAGtgtttcaacaaaaattaatttctgcttgaCAGCCGTTTCACTACAATATTGTTTATGAAAAATGTCAAGTATATTGTTACTGTGATGAACTTCAAGAGGGCTACTATTGGAGAAAGATCGACGAAGACATTGATTATAAATCAACattattttatctaaatcttgagtaaaagtagcagtatttttcaatgtcCAATATCCTGAAATTTCGAATCATTCTTATCAATCGTTCAGCCAGAGTTGGCTTTGTCGGACTATGactatgattaaataaaaaaacctagtttttttaactgaaagtaaggagcgacattaaaacttaaaacgaacagaaattactctttatatgaaatgggttttccctccgcaatccctcactctttacgctaaagtttttaattgttttaaaaattaggattgtggcaaagagtcaaactttagcgtaaagagcgagggattgcggaggggaaaacccatttcatatacagagtaatttctgttcgttttacgttttaatgtcgctccttactttcagttaaaaagactaggtttttttatttaatttctgaacgtttttgaattattgcatgtttgattttggctctccgcacataaattattaaaatgaagtttgcatactatttctctttttggataaatggctttctcttaattttaatcagaagattttgagaaataaggagtggggaagggggtatagttgccctccaatttttcggttacttaaaaaggcaactagaacttttaatttttaacgaacgtttttattagtaaaaaatatacgtaacttaagaattaacttacgtaaaaaacttttatattcttatatttttattatgtatatgagggggtttgtccccttgttaatacctcgctctttatactaaatcttaagttttgtcccaattctttaagaatgacccctgaatcagaaaggccgtagaataagtagttgaaactactaaaaatactttagcataaagagcgttgtatttatctcttcctaaatacctcgctctatatgctaaagtatttttagagcccctcatatgcttaataatctcggttcgttttaagttttaatgctactccttattttcagttgaataaactttttcatgtttattttttcattgtttttttttatattaatgctagaaaatcctccgccATTTTccttgagtttctcttcccccatgacatattcctccaaggaaagatactaccatatagccccctcccctcaacacagcccccaaaaccaaaagaatccccctgaaaacgtctgtacacttcccaataaccattactgtatgtaaacactggtcaaagcttataacttgcagcccctcctcctgggactgtgggggagtaagtcatccccaaagacatagtggAGTCTCGTCTAGAGTCGAAAGATCTACTTGCATTATATGCAAGAGTTAAAAGGCTTTAGTTTTTTGATAATGATTACCCCAAACTTTATTATTATGATGAAAAGTGTAGCTAGGTTAATTATGTAAATACTCTCTCGCCAACTTCTTTTCAACTGCAGCGCCTAAGGcaatttgggggaggggagtattCATAATTCATAAAAAACCTTCAAAACTTGAGCAACTTTGAACATAATGTGGTGTGAAGCGTAATGTGGTGTGATGTGATGTGAAGTGAAATTTGTACATTTTCATCTCCAGCGAGATAGGTTGAGGATCTTTTACATTGCTCACGATATGAACGAGGCATTAGGTCTACAAGCCTTGATGAAACTTTAGATAAATCTTCTTCTGGTTTTGTCACATTCCAAGTTTCAGAACTTTCTGAAGTTGGGGGTTAATCAATGTGATTTATTTTGAATGGTTTTCTTGCGGTAGGGTTTATGCCTATTGACGCTTCGAAGGGCATTTTGAAgccaaattaatttttcatcgttGGCaattgtttcattattaataaaCTTATCATGTCTATCTTCAAAGTGCTCTTTTGGTGGAAGAGCAAGTTCGATTGGCGTCAATTTTCAAGGCTTAGCCATCTCTAGAGAATAGTGTTTACAAGACCTACGATTATTGGCAGTAAGAATGACAAGAAACTACCACCCACTTGAACTAGccatattcttttaaaaatattttcctttgtttttgcAGGCAAGGGTACGTAAATGTGAACGATGTTGCTTTGTCTGTTGCCCAAAACCTTCTGGTTGTTGAATATTGCCTTCAGCTAATTTTATACAAAGCGCAGATAGAAGATTAATGAATTCATTGTCAATACCATATTTTAGTATAGCTTTCCTAAGCCGTGGTTTTTAATTACCTAAGAGATAAAATATATGTCTTTTTCATGTAGCTTCTTCAATGTCATGATGGTGACTGATGAACTTATTTAAAATTCACGGGCAGATATACAGTAATttcattatcaaaaatattcatGACCACACGTAACTCTTTGGGTGTGTTTTGATTAGGATAAAATAGAATATAGCCACACGGTTTATTAGCAGCGTGATTATATGCCAAGAGTAAAAATTTTGGTTCACCCGGatatatttgcttgtttaaacttaaaagaGAACTTGACTCACGAACAACCCTATAGATGATATAGTAAGTACAATTAAAAGCAAGCGGTCTCATACATTTACTCTAATGAAAGAGAATATGGAGAACAACGGTTACGGAAAATTTTTCATGATGAGATCGGACAGTAAACAATTGTAACATCTCCTGAGAACATTCTTCAATGGATTCATCAAAAATCAACCACGAGTTTGGCTATCCCAGCTTGTCTGATGTTTAAATAGTCTGCTTGCAGGTCCGAAGGTGTATTGTGTGCAAACACAAAATAAGGATATCAAACAAGTCTGCAAGGGGGTGCCTTCATACtatttaaagataaatttcGATATGGGCGTTTATAGGAACTGTgtagaaaataatttagttcCAAGAGCAAAGGTTATGGCGACTCGCCCTTTATAATTTAGAAACTATACAGTTCAAGTAGAGAAAAATGCCATATTGGCCATATTGAAGAAAGTCTATGTGCGCACAGACCGTTTGAGAGTACTATCATACGGTCACCACCTTAATTCAGATCGAGACGTATGTTTAGAGTATAGAAAGTGAACCAGTCTTGAAAAAGCTCAATAgttggtgggaggggggttcCATCAGTCTTCAGCTCTGCAATTTGCGTTTTCtcgtaattttttattgtttttctaagTAGCATTCttacgtatttttttaaatgtttttatttatctattttattttttgcgcAAAGCGGAATAAATGTTTTCAACAGTGCTTAATAGTATACTATTATTTTACCATAGCCGACCGGGCTCCCGGCCCAACAGCCAACACATCTTCCGGCCACACCCGTTCGGCCGTTCGCAGTGTTGCCGTGCTGACGGGGTTTACATGTCaaagtgcctttttttatgttttttttttaacgtccAGAGCCTATCTAAATATATCTATGTAAATGTATCTCTATCTCTATGTTTCTCAATAGTAAATACTTTATGTTGAAAGGGGCTTTGGGGTGTCATATCACCCTCAAAGGCATAGCCGTTGGacttttcaacaatgctgaacaatatGTCTTTCTCACAGTTTTAATCAGATGTCTATGGGGTAAAAAGGGCagtggaagatttttttttttcaagattcaagattttatttaaacttctgtacaacaaacacaatatataaaaaaaagggttaaGCCGGAGACACAAGGTCGATCGACAAAGACCCGGTATAACAATATAGCACAcctatttgacagaaaaaagaaacaaaaacaaatgcataaaataaatataaataactcCACGACTCACCACTAGACAGGAACCCACCCACAAAACAACTGACACTCGGCAAATATCAatccgaaaaacaaaacaaaacagtgtgCAAGCGAGGGTGACCgatgaccaaaaaaaaaaaatgagcccaccttatcaatatcaaacaaacaactattcactttaagatttttttttattactgattCTTAAGGATAGAATGAAGTTGCTTTTTAATATGTGGGAGAGATTTATTGTAGTCAATATATGGTAGATAAAGATGCCATGAACCCATGATCGAGAAATATGGCGAGAACCGTGATCTCTCAGTCGTTAATTTCAGGTGCTGCATTCTCCATTTATTACGGGTTTCATAAACATGGTCAGGTTGCTCAGGGAAAAAATTTCTCGTACGAAAGTACGAAGGCAGTTCTGAGCGGTTATATTTTaccttgaataaaaaagaacgaagagtgaataattctgaaacaggcaaaatattagttaataaatatatagtttcagttttagatttatttggaTAGGAAGAAGGCGACGGTAAATATCTTTGCAAAATTCGAAGAGCCCGGTTTTGAAGAGTCTGTATcggttttatatgatatttgaaagtTGCTAAATAAATTAGGGGACAATACGTAAGATGGGAATGCACCAAGGCAAAATAAATGAGTCGTAGAACTTCATAGGGGAAAAAATGCTGAAGCCTCCTCATTACACCAACTCCTTGGGCGATTTTAACGCGTGATCTATTACGATGTTCTTtataagatagattttcatcaatagttATACCAAGATACCGGACTGAGTTACCCTTTGAATTCGAATATCTGTAGCCTGATCAaatatagttgaaattccttTTGCTTTGTGTCCAAGTCTACTATAAATGATGAATTTCGTTTTGGCGGCATTCAATGACAAAAGATTAGCTTTTAGCCATACAATCAGCTGGGAAAACACGATTTGCAGCTTCTCTTTGACATCATCTTCCGACTTCCCTGCAAGTGTTGATCCGGTATCTTCGGCGAAAAGGACATTCAGGCTGTTGGTTTCTGTTGCTGATGGAAGGtcatttatgtatattaggaagagcagtggtcctagaattgaACCCAGAGGAACACCAATATTGGGCAATAAGCATGGATCCGAAACTGTTTTATTGATAGTTGTTACTTGGGATCGACCTGTTAGGTAAGATGCGATAAAATCGTGCGCTGGTCCTCGTATCCCGCCATGGCTTAATTTAAACAACAATGTTTCGTGACAAATCGTGTcaaatgccttctcaagatccaaaaaaatacttgccggcatcatttttttatcaagacATTCGTGAATAAATTGGACCATTGTCAGGATAGCGTCCTGCGTACTTTGTCCCTTTCTAAACCCAtactgattttttgaaaaataatcattcgAAATAAGGAAATTTTACACTCGATTATAAAAACATCGctccatttttttagaaaaacctgAAAGAATAGATATCGGTCTGTAATTCGTGCAATTACTCCGGTCAGAGCTTTTATACAGTGGTATCACCTTTGCTTTCTTAAATGAATCCGGAAAAGTTCCCGATCTAAATGACAGATTTATCAAATGACACATTACTTTATTAATACTCGGTAAAATAACTTTCACAATGTTCGTAGACGATTCATCAATCCCCGGGGaattcccatttttcaaaagcttACCAATATTGGCAAGCTCTTTCTCTGTTACCGGTGttaaaaacatagattttaCAGAAGGCTTTACAAGGTATGTACGATAATCACATTGACCATAGGGCAGGTTATGTTGGAGCTTGTTGGCTACCGATTGTCCAATTGACGCGAAATGCAAATTCATGTAACTAGCTATTTCTAGCTCCCTTTCAATTATATGACCATGAGCGTCCTTTATTTCTGATGGTGTAGAAGTTTTTGGTGATCGATTTAAGCATGAATTGATTAGCTCCCAAGTTTTCTTTGGTGACTTACTTACTTCTCTacaagaatcaaaataaaattttgttttagcattacgtattatttttgaaagtagatttttgtattttttgaaagttgttttattttcttcgctTGGGAatgataacaattttttataaagacagtttttttgttttattgaggtCAAAAGGGAGGGCGATATCCACGGTTGAATGGGttgattatattttccttttcgtgTTTTTACTCTGGGGCATGACTCGTCAAAAGCAGcgttaaatttttcaaagaaatgagCCATTGCAGAGTTTACGTCTTCAGAATCAAATACACGAGACCAATcgataatattcaatttatccTTTAAACAgtccagaatttttttattgataatccGGTGTGATATTTCTGgtgctttttttgtttgaagttGATATTTCACATcggaaattaacaaaaaatgatcagaaaaatccgttaaaacaatttgtgaagacGTGGCTGGtgttgttaaaaatatgttgtcgATGAGAGTTGCACTAGTGAGTGAAACCCGCGTTGGGATTGTACATGAGGGAATCAGTGATTTTGATGTCATTAGAGAAATAAATTCGGTTGTTTGagtattttcatcataattcAGTAAATTTAGATTAAAATCCCCCATGACCACAACATCTTTATCGTCTAAAGATGCTAATAAGGATTCAAAAGATCGCAGAAAAAGCGGGATTGGTGCCAACGGAGGCTTATAAACGAcacaaatttgtaatttcttggTTCCGGCCCGACATTCAACAGCCAAAATTTCACACAATTTTTCAACGTCATATTTTTCGAGCTCTGGCAGACGTTTAAAATGCACTCCTTCTTTCAAACATAACCCGAGGCCACCTTTTCCATGGTTGCCTTGTCCATGGCTAGCTGCCCTTctgtctttttggtcacttaaaaaagggcaccagaaattttaatttccgtttgaatgagccctctctccaTTTTCTATGGCGACTCGATCGATATCatcaccactgaaaaaaaattagataaacaaACATTCGTAagctttcttctggcaaaaactacaaaattctacgtttttgcaaATAGGCCTGAACCCCTACCGTGGAGTTTTCTGATATattgaatctgatgttgtgattatGATTACAagtccttgaccttttcggggtggttcccccttttttgaaaaccaggcaaattttctcaggtttgtagTTTTTGGTGGGTAATATAAAACagtgaattttatgtatttggaatGATTATGGGGAGAAAATTCTTTCGATGCATGTATCGCtgttaaaattccattttttagagttgcgGTTATTATTGAACTGATTTACTCCtcacttacagtttgttactacgaactgtttgataacagtAGTGGATAAATACAGATTTTAGAACTTGCACTTTACAGTTGATTAACTTAGCCCACTACAATTTAATTGGCTTAGGCTTTAGGCTGTAATTGAGAGAGTAAAGTTCTTTCCAAACCAATTATATTATGTATCTGTCAAAAGTAGTGGAGCCAAAATACCCATCAATGCTTAACAGGGCTCATGGATGGCTAGAAAACCAGGGCGTCGAAGCGCACTTTTTGAGGCTCCAGGCAAACTCTCTTTCCTTTCTCATAATCATAGTTGTGACGCAAGAcaaaacctagtaaagaacgaagtcaAATCTTGAAAGACCAAATCAGTATTGAAATCAGTTTTGATTTGGTCTTTGAACTGTAAGGACATAAACTGGATTTAACTCTGAATCTAATTGGATTGCGCAACTTG
This window harbors:
- the LOC136028523 gene encoding uncharacterized protein LOC136028523, producing MGRPTIEVAITVGKVAQWNGNCGTRDQKDRRAASHGQGNHGKGGLGLCLKEGVHFKRLPELEKYDVEKLCEILAVECRAGTKKLQICVVYKPPLAPIPLFLRSFESLLASLDDKDVVVMGDFNLNLLNYDENTQTTEFISLMTSKSLIPSCTIPTRVSLTSATLIDNIFLTTPATSSQIVLTDFSDHFLLISDVKYQLQTKKAPEISHRIINKKILDCLKDKLNIIDWSRVFDSEDVNSAMAHFFEKFNAAFDESCPRVKTRKGKYNQPIQPWISPSLLTSIKQKNCLYKKLLSFPSEENKTTFKKYKNLLSKIIRNAKTKFYFDSCREVSKSPKKTWELINSCLNRSPKTSTPSEIKDAHGHIIERELEIASYMNLHFASIGQSVANKLQHNLPYGQCDYRTYLVKPSVKSMFLTPVTEKELANIGKLLKNGNSPGIDESSTNIVKVILPSINKVMCHLINLSFRSGTFPDSFKKAKVIPLYKSSDRSNCTNYRPISILSGFSKKMERCFYNRV